Proteins encoded in a region of the Euleptes europaea isolate rEulEur1 chromosome 3, rEulEur1.hap1, whole genome shotgun sequence genome:
- the TRIM63 gene encoding E3 ubiquitin-protein ligase TRIM63, whose product MDYQSSIIRDSNPMENLEKQLICPICLEMFSKPVVILPCQHNLCRKCANDVFQAANPYWQTSRGTTISGGRFRCPSCRHEVILDRHGVYGLQRNLLVENIIDIYKQEYSSRPFKKGNHPMCKEHEDEKINIYCLTCEVPTCSMCKVFGAHKDCEVAPLQSVFQGQKTELTNCISMLVAGNDRVQTIISQLEESCKTTEENSRKAKQTLCEKFEALIAILEEKRSELLERISKEQEEKVGFMQNLIQQYREQLEKSSKLVESAIQSMEEEAGAAFLLTAKQLIKTLVEASKGSQLEKIEPGFENMDCFTLDLEHVTETLRAIDFEADEDDEELNEEEETEEEDTQVGNVDGSQ is encoded by the exons ATGGATTACCAGTCGAGCATCATTCGAGACTCTAATCCCATGGAGAACCTGGAGAAGCAGTTGAtctgccccatctgcctggagATGTTCTCCAAACCTGTGGTGATCTTACCCTGCCAGCACAACCTATGCAGGAAATGTGCCAATGACGTCTTCCAG GCTGCTAACCCATACTGGCAAACTAGCCGTGGAACAACCATATCGGGCGGGCGGTTCCGTTGTCCTTCCTGCCGCCACGAAGTCATCTTGGACCGGCATGGAGTCTACGGCCTCCAGAGGAATCTACTGGTGGAGAACATCATTGACATCTACAAACAGGAATACTCCAG CCGGCCCTTTAAGAAGGGAAATCACCCCATGTGCAAGGAGCACGAAGACGAGAAGATCAACATCTACTGCTTAACCTGTGAGGTGCCCACCTGCTCCATGTGCAAAGTCTTTGGGGCTCACAAAGACTGCGAAGTGGCGCCCCTTCAGAGCGTCTTTCAGGGTCAGAAG ACTGAGCTGACCAACTGCATCTCTATGTTGGTGGCAGGGAATGACAGAGTCCAGACGATCATCAGCCAGCTGGAAGAGTCCTGCAAAACCACCGAG GAGAACAGCCGGAAGGCAAAGCAGACCCTGTGCGAGAAGTTTGAAGCTCTGATCGCTAtcctggaggagaagaggagcGAACTGCTGGAGCGGATCTCCAAggagcaagaggagaaagtcggGTTCATGCAGAACCTCATCCAGCAGTACAGAGAGCAATTGGAGAAGTCCAGCAAGCTGGTGGAGTCTGCCATTCAGTCCATGGAAGAAGAGGCGGGAGCTGCATTTCTCCTG ACTGCCAAGCAGCTCATTAAAAC ACTTGTAGAGGCATCAAAGGGAAGTCAATTGGAGAAGATCGAACCTGGTTTTGAAAACATGGATTGTTTCACCCTTGACCTAGAACACGTCACAGAAACACTGAGAGCAATAGACTTTGAAGCAG ATGAGGACGATGAAGAGCTAAACGAGGAAGAAGAAACGGAAGAGGAAGATACTCAAGTTGGCAATGTGGATG GTTCTCAATAA